One window of Alkaliphilus metalliredigens QYMF genomic DNA carries:
- a CDS encoding 50S ribosomal protein L25: protein MMKNSLVSSLRNETGSNASHRSRDLGNVPAVIYGKSINTLTVEIERTEVEAFVRNQGGKGLVQVNVGGQPYTTFVKEMQRDPVTGMIMHVDFQQVNQDEQIHTMVPIILKGRGFVEKGGVTVQQQVRELEVQCFAGSIPEKFEFDISNFRPGDTLKVSDVEFGEEVSIINNLESVIASIATPAKIIDDEGEVPLEKKIELADME, encoded by the coding sequence ATGATGAAGAATTCATTAGTGAGTAGCTTGCGTAATGAAACGGGGTCTAATGCCAGTCACCGTTCAAGGGACTTAGGAAATGTGCCAGCAGTCATCTACGGGAAAAGCATCAACACACTGACGGTAGAAATAGAGAGAACTGAAGTAGAAGCATTCGTCAGAAACCAAGGGGGGAAAGGATTAGTACAAGTAAATGTAGGAGGGCAACCTTATACAACCTTTGTTAAAGAAATGCAAAGGGATCCTGTGACAGGAATGATTATGCATGTGGACTTTCAACAGGTTAATCAAGATGAACAAATACATACAATGGTTCCTATTATATTGAAGGGAAGAGGTTTTGTGGAAAAGGGTGGGGTGACAGTTCAACAACAGGTAAGAGAACTAGAAGTTCAATGCTTCGCTGGAAGCATCCCTGAAAAATTTGAATTTGATATTTCAAACTTCAGACCTGGAGATACATTAAAAGTATCGGATGTGGAATTTGGAGAGGAAGTTAGCATCATTAATAATCTAGAGTCTGTTATCGCATCCATTGCTACCCCAGCAAAAATAATTGATGATGAAGGGGAAGTACCTTTAGAAAAGAAGATAGAGCTTGCAGACATGGAGTAA
- a CDS encoding M20 family metallopeptidase, whose protein sequence is MKNLVDWKGFIHQYYDEEELVKLTQDLIKIPSHVNYPGREKEVGIFLSDYCQRQGFDVEVKTIVDERVNVIVTLKGTGEGKTLLLNGHLDTVPPGEMDFDPYGAEIVDGHILGRGTVDMKGPIASMIIMMLALKRSDLKLTGDIIFTGVIGEEEQSEGTEDLVKNGIKADGAIVGEPSSSQYSAGHRGLEWLEIKIKGRSAHGGVPHLGINAIEKAGKLISAIQDTIYPKLEKRSHPLMGPSVMNFGYIKGGIQPSTVAGDCIIQIDRRYIPGETVATVIAEYQEVIDHLKAHDSDFDAEIIRMPNNMLTLDHLPLETSLDDPITVALKNALSAVLEREPVLSTKRGWTDASLLYNFANIPTIVYGPGDISYSHTKNEQIAIKELIEAVEVYFLTALQFCGN, encoded by the coding sequence ATGAAAAATTTAGTTGATTGGAAGGGGTTCATTCATCAATATTACGACGAAGAAGAACTCGTTAAGCTTACACAGGATTTAATCAAAATACCTAGTCATGTTAACTATCCTGGTCGAGAAAAGGAGGTTGGCATTTTTTTATCTGATTATTGTCAAAGGCAGGGCTTTGATGTAGAGGTAAAAACCATTGTAGATGAGCGGGTCAATGTCATTGTTACTTTAAAGGGAACTGGTGAAGGTAAGACATTACTGTTAAATGGTCATTTAGATACTGTACCTCCTGGAGAAATGGATTTTGATCCCTATGGTGCTGAAATTGTCGATGGGCATATCTTAGGTCGGGGTACAGTAGATATGAAGGGTCCTATTGCTTCTATGATTATCATGATGCTCGCTTTAAAACGTTCAGATCTTAAATTAACAGGTGACATTATATTCACTGGGGTGATTGGTGAAGAGGAGCAGAGTGAAGGGACAGAGGATCTTGTTAAAAATGGTATTAAGGCAGATGGTGCAATTGTAGGAGAGCCCTCTAGCTCTCAATACTCCGCTGGCCATCGTGGTCTAGAGTGGCTGGAAATTAAAATAAAAGGTAGGTCAGCCCATGGTGGTGTTCCCCATCTTGGTATCAATGCCATAGAAAAGGCTGGAAAACTAATTAGTGCTATCCAGGATACAATTTATCCTAAGCTAGAGAAAAGAAGCCATCCTTTGATGGGCCCCTCTGTTATGAATTTCGGTTATATTAAAGGTGGCATACAGCCTAGCACCGTAGCTGGTGATTGTATCATACAGATTGATAGACGTTATATTCCCGGAGAAACAGTTGCAACGGTTATTGCTGAATACCAAGAGGTTATTGATCATCTCAAGGCTCATGATTCAGATTTTGATGCTGAAATTATAAGAATGCCTAACAATATGCTCACCCTAGATCATCTACCTTTAGAAACAAGTTTAGATGACCCTATCACTGTGGCTCTAAAAAACGCTTTATCTGCTGTGCTAGAAAGAGAGCCTGTGCTATCGACAAAACGAGGCTGGACAGATGCTTCTTTGTTATATAATTTTGCTAATATCCCAACCATTGTTTATGGGCCAGGAGATATTAGCTATTCCCATACTAAAAATGAGCAGATTGCCATTAAAGAATTAATTGAGGCTGTGGAGGTCTATTTCTTAACCGCTTTACAGTTTTGTGGAAATTAA
- a CDS encoding YfcC family protein, with translation MSNDTNPVKTKRFKVPHTYVIICMIILLAFIGTYIMPAGEYQRVEDPNGRTVVDADSFTSVPQNPVKFFSFTEDHLFSSVHRGMQDASNIIFFILIVGGAFAMIQGTGAINAGIGKLALGLKDKGSMIIPVMLFIFGVGGSTIGMAEETIVFIPIGIALARALGYDAIVGVAMITLGASAGFSGGIANPFTVGVAQGIAELPIYSGAMYRVVIFAVFQIAAFLYVMRYAKKVKADPQISAVRELEIAEKDQIIDLSELPKFTTKHIYVFITVIIGFVAMIYGVMEHDWYIRELSSLFLMMGIFASLIGGSSPSKASSDFVLGAKDLIFGALVVGIARAILMVMSDGQIIDSLVYSMAAGISTFGTTIGALFMYLVQIVLNLFIPSGSGQAATTMPIMVPLSDLIGVSRQTAVLAYQLGDGITNLIIPTSGTIMGVIAISKIPYEKWVKWVAPYVGILLLIGAVFVAMSNIIGLT, from the coding sequence TTGAGTAATGATACAAATCCAGTTAAAACGAAACGATTTAAGGTGCCTCATACCTACGTCATTATCTGCATGATTATTTTATTAGCTTTTATTGGAACTTATATCATGCCTGCAGGAGAATACCAAAGAGTGGAGGACCCCAACGGCAGAACTGTTGTTGATGCAGATTCCTTTACCAGTGTTCCACAGAATCCAGTAAAATTCTTTTCTTTTACAGAGGACCACTTGTTCAGCTCGGTTCATAGGGGCATGCAAGATGCATCTAATATTATTTTCTTTATTCTTATTGTAGGTGGCGCCTTTGCCATGATTCAGGGGACAGGAGCCATCAATGCCGGTATCGGTAAGCTGGCCTTAGGATTAAAGGATAAAGGATCTATGATTATACCTGTAATGCTGTTTATTTTTGGTGTTGGTGGTTCTACTATCGGAATGGCCGAGGAGACAATTGTATTTATTCCAATTGGCATCGCCCTGGCCAGGGCCCTTGGATATGATGCCATCGTTGGTGTGGCCATGATTACATTAGGGGCTTCCGCAGGGTTTTCAGGGGGTATCGCTAACCCCTTTACAGTTGGTGTGGCCCAAGGTATTGCAGAGTTACCTATTTACTCGGGAGCGATGTATCGAGTTGTCATCTTTGCTGTTTTCCAGATTGCTGCCTTTTTATATGTGATGAGATATGCTAAAAAGGTTAAAGCAGATCCACAGATCAGTGCAGTTCGTGAGTTAGAGATAGCTGAAAAGGATCAGATAATTGATCTATCTGAGCTTCCTAAATTTACAACTAAACATATCTATGTTTTTATCACAGTGATTATTGGTTTTGTAGCCATGATCTACGGTGTAATGGAGCATGATTGGTATATTCGTGAACTTTCCTCTCTTTTCTTAATGATGGGTATATTTGCTAGTTTAATTGGAGGATCAAGCCCAAGTAAAGCTTCTAGTGACTTTGTACTGGGTGCTAAGGATTTGATTTTTGGAGCTCTTGTTGTGGGTATTGCTAGAGCCATTTTAATGGTAATGTCAGATGGACAAATTATTGACTCTCTTGTTTATTCAATGGCCGCAGGAATCTCAACCTTTGGAACTACTATAGGTGCATTGTTTATGTATCTGGTACAGATCGTATTAAATCTATTTATCCCTTCTGGAAGTGGTCAGGCTGCAACAACCATGCCTATCATGGTTCCATTATCTGATTTAATAGGTGTCAGTAGACAAACTGCTGTTTTAGCCTATCAATTAGGTGATGGGATTACAAACTTAATTATACCTACCTCAGGAACAATCATGGGTGTTATTGCCATTTCTAAAATACCTTATGAAAAATGGGTGAAATGGGTAGCTCCTTATGTTGGTATCTTACTATTAATAGGTGCTGTATTTGTTGCTATGTCAAACATAATCGGACTCACCTAA
- a CDS encoding N-acyl-D-amino-acid deacylase family protein produces the protein MYDLKIINGIIIDFDTGQKKVCDIGIKKGKIDAIGNCPEDAKREIDASGKIIAPGFIDIHMHEENLKEGGANPIDISNRMLLMGVTTCVAGNCGNNRQSLEEFIHFIHHKGMPVNYLSFIGHNFLRNAVGSTDRYQKASKNEVEEMQKLLINAVDQGALGVSFGLEYAPGIDLEEVLDLCSVIEDRKMLLAAHYRKDAKHSIPSIKEMMEISKQTGHPMQISHIGSSCAYGMMTEGLDTIQKGINLGLDITVDCYPYDAFSTYIGSAVFDEGCFGLWNKSYDAILLTEAPYKGMRCDEALFHKARKEHPDMLVVAFVMNEEEVIQAIKAPFVMVASDGLYRKGQGHPRGAGSFPRVLGKYVREKQELSLLEALKKMTLMPAKRLGLESKGEIKEGKDADIVIFDQNEILDGATFEDPQALPIGIDYVILKGEVAVENNIIIKGDLGKYISNPLEKTVQVNSLL, from the coding sequence ATGTATGATTTAAAAATTATAAATGGCATAATAATTGACTTTGATACGGGACAGAAGAAGGTTTGTGATATAGGGATAAAAAAAGGCAAAATTGATGCCATAGGCAATTGTCCAGAGGATGCCAAACGTGAAATAGACGCAAGTGGAAAAATAATCGCACCTGGATTTATTGATATTCATATGCATGAAGAAAATCTAAAGGAGGGAGGAGCCAACCCCATTGATATATCCAATAGAATGTTGTTAATGGGTGTAACCACTTGTGTGGCAGGAAACTGTGGGAACAATAGACAAAGCTTAGAAGAATTCATCCATTTTATTCACCACAAAGGGATGCCGGTGAACTATCTTTCCTTTATTGGTCATAACTTCCTACGGAATGCGGTGGGAAGCACTGATCGTTATCAAAAAGCTTCAAAGAATGAAGTAGAAGAAATGCAGAAGTTATTAATAAATGCTGTTGATCAAGGGGCATTAGGAGTCTCCTTTGGATTAGAATATGCACCGGGCATAGATTTAGAGGAGGTATTGGACCTCTGTAGCGTGATTGAAGATAGAAAGATGTTGCTTGCAGCTCACTATAGAAAGGACGCAAAGCATAGTATTCCATCCATAAAAGAAATGATGGAGATTTCAAAGCAAACAGGACATCCTATGCAGATTTCCCATATAGGGAGCTCTTGTGCCTATGGCATGATGACCGAAGGGTTAGATACCATACAGAAGGGGATCAACCTAGGCTTAGACATTACAGTAGATTGCTATCCCTATGATGCCTTCAGCACTTACATAGGCTCTGCTGTCTTTGATGAGGGATGCTTTGGGCTGTGGAATAAATCCTATGATGCGATTCTTTTAACTGAGGCCCCCTATAAAGGAATGCGATGTGATGAAGCGCTATTTCATAAAGCAAGAAAAGAACATCCGGATATGCTGGTAGTGGCCTTTGTGATGAATGAAGAGGAGGTTATACAAGCCATTAAAGCACCCTTTGTTATGGTGGCAAGTGATGGTCTATACCGAAAGGGGCAAGGACATCCACGGGGAGCAGGAAGTTTCCCAAGGGTTTTGGGTAAGTATGTAAGAGAAAAACAAGAACTTTCTCTTTTGGAGGCATTGAAAAAAATGACATTAATGCCGGCCAAACGTTTAGGCCTAGAGAGTAAGGGTGAAATAAAAGAAGGCAAGGACGCTGATATTGTGATCTTTGACCAAAATGAGATTTTAGACGGTGCTACATTTGAAGATCCCCAAGCCCTTCCCATAGGAATTGATTATGTGATTCTAAAGGGAGAAGTGGCAGTAGAGAATAATATCATTATCAAGGGGGATCTAGGTAAATATATATCTAATCCACTAGAGAAGACTGTCCAAGTGAACTCGCTTTTGTAA
- a CDS encoding M20 family metallopeptidase, with translation MRQIAEKLTHGIKEELIQLSEYIFNNPELGYEEFKACEAHVKLLKRHGFVVEEGFLDIKTAFKAVYDSGIPGPVVAFLSEYDALPGMGHGCGHNLLGATTTGAGITVSKLMKEMGLRGKVMVFGTPAEETSGAKVQMTNEGAFEDVDVAMQAHPASQHMKSGKSLALEAIQFTFTGKSAHAAASPEEGINALDAAINTFVSINALRQHILPSARIHGIISEGGKAANIVPDLAIAQFYVRATTKTYLQELVEKVKNCARAGAMAAGAKVEFYNYEASYDNLVTNETLSEAYSRRLMEVGVEKIEGAKKGYGSLDLGNISHVGPTIHPYFRICEENIPAHTKAFAAATQTPFAYESMVKTINALALTATDVLEDEKLLKKIKEEFQKAEK, from the coding sequence ATGCGACAGATAGCAGAAAAGTTGACCCATGGCATAAAGGAAGAGTTGATACAGTTAAGTGAATATATATTCAACAACCCTGAATTAGGCTATGAAGAATTTAAAGCCTGCGAAGCCCACGTGAAACTGTTAAAAAGGCATGGTTTTGTAGTAGAAGAGGGTTTTTTAGATATCAAAACAGCATTTAAAGCTGTATATGATAGTGGGATACCAGGACCAGTCGTGGCTTTTTTATCGGAGTATGATGCCTTACCAGGAATGGGTCATGGATGCGGTCATAATTTATTAGGAGCCACCACCACAGGTGCTGGAATTACAGTGAGTAAGTTAATGAAGGAAATGGGATTAAGAGGAAAGGTAATGGTATTTGGAACTCCTGCGGAGGAAACAAGTGGCGCTAAAGTACAGATGACAAATGAAGGTGCCTTTGAAGATGTGGACGTTGCAATGCAGGCACACCCAGCTAGTCAACACATGAAAAGCGGGAAGTCCTTAGCCCTAGAGGCAATACAGTTTACTTTTACAGGCAAGTCAGCCCATGCTGCAGCTTCTCCAGAAGAAGGGATTAATGCCTTAGATGCTGCCATCAATACCTTTGTGAGTATTAATGCCCTAAGACAGCATATTCTTCCCAGTGCAAGGATTCATGGGATTATATCTGAGGGAGGCAAGGCAGCCAACATTGTTCCTGACTTAGCCATTGCACAATTTTATGTTAGGGCGACGACAAAAACCTATCTCCAGGAATTGGTGGAGAAGGTAAAAAATTGTGCCAGAGCAGGGGCCATGGCAGCAGGCGCAAAGGTAGAATTTTATAATTACGAGGCATCCTATGATAACTTAGTGACAAATGAAACATTATCAGAGGCCTATTCCAGACGGTTAATGGAAGTTGGGGTAGAAAAAATAGAAGGAGCTAAAAAAGGTTATGGTTCGCTAGATTTAGGAAATATAAGCCATGTAGGGCCTACGATTCATCCTTATTTTCGAATATGTGAAGAAAATATTCCAGCACATACCAAGGCGTTTGCAGCAGCCACCCAAACACCCTTTGCCTATGAATCCATGGTGAAGACAATAAATGCCCTTGCATTAACAGCGACAGATGTGTTAGAGGATGAAAAATTATTGAAAAAAATTAAAGAAGAATTTCAAAAGGCAGAGAAGTAA
- a CDS encoding methyl-accepting chemotaxis protein, translating to MLMGKNKEIKKVTSKLVDISKGDLTSKIDVKSQGTIRELGESINQVLFRVRNLVGKVSSSNEKTLNFAKDLEGNARYIYDASQDVATAITDIASEASIQSEAVANVKGYTDRIEKDILNILDEAAKTQNVSEEMIKTVQNGVGGFEKVVEMLHRNANWSIDLSQKIQVLKTEAEKVQSITSVVTDISNHTNLLALNASIEAARAGDSGRGFAVVANEVRNLAEQSTNSAKEIEGITTSIVKKIKDMTEEIELETVKVKNDIRIADESKVQLHSIIEVTESTSQGIDNIVFLAQDESKLVHELNRAIEEIALATEKAAAFSQEAAASTEEQTASVQVIFESIKKLGVMAKEVHEIVDGFVQKFTMDEEIKKLLDRGIKILEEITNNNDLEELSQEKLRGLFGEVLNKNVYFELLSILDDSGESKAVVLRGSNEKLSGNASHRPYFQQAIQGSTFISEPYISLFSNTYCVTLALPFRDEQGKIVGIVMGDVSIG from the coding sequence ATGTTAATGGGAAAAAATAAAGAGATCAAAAAGGTAACATCAAAGCTAGTAGATATTTCTAAAGGAGATTTAACCTCTAAAATAGATGTCAAGTCCCAGGGGACGATTAGAGAGTTAGGAGAATCGATTAATCAGGTTTTATTTCGAGTGAGAAACTTAGTGGGGAAAGTATCTTCATCCAATGAAAAAACCTTGAACTTTGCTAAGGATTTAGAGGGGAATGCAAGGTATATCTACGATGCTTCCCAAGATGTAGCTACAGCCATTACAGATATTGCTTCCGAGGCTTCCATACAAAGTGAAGCGGTGGCCAATGTCAAGGGTTATACAGATAGAATTGAAAAGGATATATTAAATATATTAGACGAAGCTGCTAAAACACAAAATGTATCAGAGGAAATGATTAAAACGGTTCAAAATGGCGTAGGGGGTTTTGAGAAGGTTGTGGAAATGCTACATAGAAATGCCAACTGGAGTATTGATTTATCTCAAAAGATTCAAGTATTAAAAACAGAGGCGGAAAAGGTGCAAAGCATCACATCAGTAGTGACCGATATCAGTAATCACACAAACCTACTGGCATTAAACGCATCTATTGAAGCAGCAAGGGCTGGTGATTCAGGAAGGGGATTTGCTGTTGTGGCCAATGAGGTGAGGAACCTGGCTGAACAATCCACCAATTCAGCTAAAGAAATTGAGGGAATTACCACAAGTATTGTGAAAAAGATAAAGGACATGACTGAAGAGATTGAGCTAGAAACAGTTAAAGTGAAAAATGATATCAGGATAGCCGATGAAAGTAAGGTACAATTACACAGTATTATAGAAGTGACTGAAAGTACCTCTCAAGGAATCGATAATATTGTTTTTTTAGCCCAGGATGAATCAAAATTGGTCCACGAATTAAATAGAGCCATTGAAGAAATTGCCCTTGCTACTGAAAAGGCTGCGGCTTTTTCCCAGGAGGCAGCTGCATCAACAGAAGAGCAAACAGCCTCAGTTCAAGTTATTTTTGAATCCATTAAAAAATTGGGTGTCATGGCAAAGGAAGTACATGAAATTGTTGATGGATTTGTACAGAAGTTTACAATGGATGAAGAGATAAAGAAATTACTTGATCGAGGAATTAAAATTTTAGAAGAAATAACCAATAATAATGACCTAGAGGAACTAAGTCAAGAAAAGCTAAGAGGGTTATTTGGTGAAGTTCTTAATAAAAATGTATATTTTGAATTACTTAGTATACTCGATGACAGCGGCGAGAGCAAAGCAGTTGTATTAAGAGGTTCAAATGAAAAACTTTCTGGAAATGCTTCCCATCGCCCTTATTTTCAGCAGGCCATACAAGGGTCAACATTTATATCAGAACCCTATATCTCCTTATTTTCTAACACCTACTGTGTCACATTAGCCTTACCATTCCGTGATGAACAAGGAAAAATAGTCGGGATTGTAATGGGAGATGTATCAATTGGATAA